From Erigeron canadensis isolate Cc75 chromosome 8, C_canadensis_v1, whole genome shotgun sequence, one genomic window encodes:
- the LOC122578496 gene encoding protease HtpX homolog yields MAAMANSLPSLNLALTKSSSSSSSSYSSAPFCFATNPTSYKFGALKKQQKGIQISVCKASAAAGSTFALSTFRDLDADDFRHPLDKQNTLLLRAIPGLNEIGKALLGTIAEQVMVLENIGTSVLVSENQLSELHQLMVQSAEVLKIEAPDLYVRQSPVPNAYTLAINGKKPFVVVHTSLIELLSRKELQAVLAHELGHLKCDHGVWLTVANILTVGAYTIPGIGGMIAQNLEEQLFRWLRAAELTCDRAALLVVQDPKVVISVLMKLAGGCPSLADQLNVDAFLEQARSYDKASASPVGWYIRNAQTRQLSHPLPVLRAREIDEWSRSPDYKSLMKRAVITTP; encoded by the exons atggcAGCTATGGCTAATTCCCTACCTTCCTTGAATTTGGCCCTTaccaaatcatcatcatcatcatcatcttcctaTTCTTCTGCACCCTTCTGTTTCGCCACGAATCCCACAAGTTATAAGTTTGGAGCATTGAAGAAGCAGCAAAAAGGAATTCAGATATCTGTTTGTAAAGCATCGGCAGCAGCAGGAAGTACATTTGCGTTGTCGACGTTTCGTGATCTTGACGCCGATGACTTTAGACATCCTCTTGACAAACAG AACACGCTGCTTTTGCGGGCAATTCCGGGTTTGAACGAGATTGGAAAAGCTCTGCTAg GAACCATTGCAGAACAGGTCATGGTACTTGAAAATATCGGAACCTCTGTTCTTGTATCTGAAAATCAG ctTTCAGAACTTCATCAGTTAATGGTTCAGTCAGCAGAAGTACTGAAAATTGAAGCTCCTGACCTGTATGTGCGTCAAAGTCCAGTACCTAATGCGTATACTCTAGCCATCAATGGTAAAAAGCCATTTGTTGTTGTTCATACAAGCCTTATTGAGCTTCTTTCAAGAAAGGAATTACAG GCTGTTTTGGCTCATGAGCTAGGACACCTTAAGTGTGATCATGGTGTATGGTTGACGGTTGCAAATATTCTTACCGTTGGAGCCTACACTATACCTG GCATCGGAGGTATGATAGCTCAGAATTTAGAAGAACAACTATTTCGCTGGCTCCGAGCTGCAGAGCTTACCTGTGATCGGGCTGCCCTTCTTGTTGTTCAAGATCCCAAG GTGGTCATCTCTGTTTTAATGAAACTCGCTGGAGGATGCCCATCTTTAGCCGATCAATtgaatgtggatgcttttctgGAGCAAGCCAGATCTTATGACAAAGCATCTGCAAGCCCAGTAGGATGGTACATAAG AAATGCACAGACTAGACAACTTTCACATCCCCTTCCTGTACTAAGAGCTCGTGAGATTGATGAGTGGTCAAGAAGTCCAGATTATAAATCTCTTATGAAACGGGCAGTTATTACGACCCCTTAG
- the LOC122580630 gene encoding mitochondrial import receptor subunit TOM20-like translates to MEMQSDFDRLLYFEHARRNAETTYAKNPLDAENLTRWGGALLELSTFQNVQDSKVMIKDAISKLDEALAIDPKKHEALWCIGNAKTSYAFLTPDKDEAKPYFDSAYTYFQQAVNEEPGNELYRKSYEVAPKAPELHSELHKQGFSPEVMGPAPGIITGPSTSSSVKGPKTQKSSDLKYDIMGWVILAATIVVWVGFAKANIPSPPPQ, encoded by the exons ATGGAAATGCAAAGCGACTTTGATCGTCTTCTTTACTTCGAACACGCTCGCCGTAACGCTGAAACCACCTACGCCAAAAATCCTCTTGATGCCGAG AATTTAACTAGATGGGGAGGTGCGTTACTTGAGCTATCCACTTTCCAGAATGTTCAGGATTCTAAAGTTATGATTaaag atGCTATATCGAAACTGGATGAAGCGTTAGCGATTGATCCGAAGAAACATGAAGCATTATGGTGTATAGGGAATGCAAAAACATCTTATGCTTTTTTGACTCCTGATAAAGATGAAGCTAAGCCTTACTTTGATTCCGCTTATACTTACTTTCAGCAAGCTGTTAATGAG GAACCAGGGAACGAACTTTACCGCAAGTCATATGAAGTGGCTCCAAAG GCTCCTGAATTACACTCAGAGCTCCATAAACAGGGGTTTAGTCCAGAAGTTATGGGGCCAGCGCCAGGTATCATAACAGGTCCTTCAACTTCGTCTAGTGTCAAG GGTCCCAAGACGCAAAAGAGCAGCGATCTGAAGTATGATATCATGGGATGGGTTATTCTTGCTGCTACTATTGTGGTTTGGGTTGGATTTGCTAAAGCAAATATACCTTCACCACCTCCCCAATAA